A window from Pyrococcus kukulkanii encodes these proteins:
- a CDS encoding prenyltransferase/squalene oxidase repeat-containing protein, with translation MGSKLGEFINLEKVLEYVERRRHDDGGYCFVSQLADTNINDTYYAVKIYTLLGIEVPKKEKTIEFLYNSAQMQTATVGVAMAIEALAILGAKDLAREKLELLFKKYNPVKGKFAVGLGGSEEFGTATPLEATYWASRAMESVGYRPSPEMKERMIEFIMQYKIRDGFGVERPTTTMTYQALYSLNFLGQRIDTVHFELCEVCGDRGGFTEVPNSLPPYIEPTFYALRGLQMLGKRATCIERHIKFIKALQNPNGGFRRSYELGISNFQNTYRALASLDVLVRWL, from the coding sequence ATGGGCTCGAAGCTAGGGGAGTTTATTAACTTAGAAAAGGTGCTCGAATATGTTGAGAGGAGAAGGCACGATGACGGAGGGTACTGCTTCGTATCCCAACTAGCCGATACAAACATAAATGACACGTACTATGCCGTAAAGATCTACACCCTATTAGGAATAGAAGTTCCAAAGAAGGAGAAGACAATAGAGTTCCTCTATAACTCAGCTCAAATGCAGACAGCAACCGTTGGAGTTGCAATGGCCATCGAGGCCCTAGCAATCCTAGGGGCCAAGGATTTAGCCAGGGAAAAACTGGAACTGCTGTTTAAAAAGTACAATCCAGTAAAAGGAAAATTCGCGGTTGGATTAGGAGGAAGCGAAGAGTTTGGAACGGCAACACCACTTGAAGCAACCTACTGGGCCTCCAGAGCTATGGAATCCGTAGGTTACAGACCATCCCCAGAGATGAAGGAGAGAATGATAGAATTCATAATGCAATACAAAATTAGAGATGGTTTCGGTGTAGAGCGTCCAACGACAACGATGACTTACCAGGCATTATACTCACTTAACTTCCTGGGGCAGAGAATTGATACTGTGCATTTTGAGCTCTGCGAAGTCTGCGGGGACAGGGGAGGTTTCACAGAAGTTCCCAACTCTCTGCCCCCGTACATAGAGCCAACGTTCTACGCATTAAGAGGACTACAGATGCTCGGAAAGAGAGCCACGTGCATAGAAAGGCACATCAAGTTCATAAAGGCTCTGCAAAACCCAAATGGAGGATTCAGGAGAAGTTATGAGCTAGGAATTTCAAACTTCCAGAACACGTACAGGGCACTTGCAAGCTTAGATGTCCTTGTAAGGTGGTTATGA
- the trm5b gene encoding tRNA (guanine(37)-N1)-methyltransferase Trm5b: MVLAVKVPRTEGEKVRKKLLERGVLDRRYRIKVEEDYIFIPVTSKVEEFEIVDIELEKAERKPHNYREVVKIPESLRKFLPSSFDIIGNIAIIEIPEELKGYEREIGEAIIKVHKNVKAVFMKGGRVKGKYRVRELILIAGENSTETLHRENGIRLKLDVTKVYFSPRLATERMRIFNKAKSGEVVLDMFAGVGPYSILLAKKVKVVFACDINPWAIRYMEENIRLNKTWNVIPILGDAREIAGKVKADRIIMNLPRSAKDFLREAFTSAKDGTVIHYYGFGPEKDPFGEHINVIRKIAQEFNADVKILDKRIIRNYAPRQYNIAIDFKVTFS; encoded by the coding sequence ATGGTTCTAGCGGTAAAAGTTCCCAGGACTGAAGGAGAGAAAGTCAGAAAAAAACTACTTGAACGTGGCGTGCTCGATAGGAGGTATAGGATAAAGGTCGAAGAGGATTACATTTTCATTCCTGTAACTTCCAAAGTTGAGGAATTTGAAATTGTTGATATTGAGCTTGAAAAAGCAGAGAGAAAGCCTCACAATTACAGAGAGGTAGTAAAGATACCGGAAAGCCTACGGAAATTCCTCCCAAGCTCCTTTGACATAATAGGAAATATAGCGATAATAGAGATACCCGAGGAGCTTAAAGGGTACGAGAGGGAAATTGGAGAGGCTATAATAAAGGTTCACAAGAACGTTAAGGCAGTATTTATGAAGGGAGGAAGAGTCAAAGGAAAATATAGGGTCAGGGAACTCATTCTCATAGCAGGAGAAAATAGCACTGAAACCCTTCACAGAGAAAATGGGATAAGGCTGAAGCTTGATGTAACTAAAGTTTACTTCTCCCCCCGCTTGGCAACTGAGAGAATGAGAATATTTAACAAGGCAAAGAGTGGAGAAGTTGTTCTTGATATGTTTGCGGGCGTTGGTCCCTACTCAATATTGCTAGCAAAAAAAGTGAAGGTGGTTTTTGCCTGCGATATAAATCCCTGGGCCATAAGATACATGGAGGAGAATATAAGGCTGAACAAGACATGGAACGTCATTCCGATCCTGGGAGATGCCAGAGAAATTGCAGGAAAAGTCAAGGCAGACAGGATAATAATGAACCTACCAAGATCCGCCAAAGACTTCCTGAGAGAGGCATTCACAAGCGCGAAGGACGGGACAGTCATCCACTACTATGGGTTTGGGCCAGAGAAAGACCCCTTCGGTGAGCACATTAATGTCATTAGGAAGATAGCCCAAGAATTTAATGCAGATGTTAAAATATTGGACAAAAGAATAATAAGGAACTACGCCCCCAGGCAGTACAATATAGCTATAGACTTCAAGGTTACCTTTTCATAA
- a CDS encoding ABC transporter ATP-binding protein: protein MGEPVLKVENLKKYFPVRGLLRTVGWVKAVDGISFEIQKGETFGLVGESGCGKTTTGRTILRLIEPTSGKIIFMGKDVTKLKGEELKWFRRKAQIMFQDPYSSLDPRQTVFQIIMEPVRFHGIQVDDPEEFVIKLLESVGLNEMHLYRYPHEFSGGQRQRIALARLLALKPEFIVLDEPTSALDVSVQANILNTLKELQEKHGFTYLFISHDLGVVKYMSDKMGVMYLGKLVEVGPADKIFENPLHPYTQMLFSAIPIPDPDIAREMKKKRMKVTGEPPSPINPPKGCRFHPRCPYAKAGLCDKEEPPMVEVEKDHYVACWLYAKA from the coding sequence ATGGGAGAGCCAGTACTTAAGGTTGAGAATCTAAAGAAATACTTCCCAGTAAGAGGGCTCCTTAGGACAGTTGGATGGGTTAAGGCTGTAGATGGGATAAGCTTTGAGATACAGAAGGGTGAGACTTTCGGTTTAGTTGGAGAAAGTGGCTGTGGTAAAACAACTACCGGAAGAACAATTCTCAGACTAATAGAACCGACTAGTGGCAAAATAATCTTTATGGGCAAGGATGTTACGAAACTAAAGGGAGAAGAGTTGAAGTGGTTTAGAAGAAAAGCCCAGATAATGTTTCAGGACCCTTATTCCTCCCTTGACCCTAGACAGACTGTATTCCAAATAATTATGGAGCCCGTTAGATTCCATGGAATCCAGGTTGATGATCCCGAGGAATTCGTGATAAAGCTACTAGAGAGCGTTGGGCTAAATGAGATGCACCTCTATCGTTACCCCCACGAATTCTCTGGTGGTCAAAGACAGAGAATAGCCTTGGCTAGATTACTGGCACTAAAACCTGAGTTCATAGTTTTGGACGAGCCTACCTCAGCTCTAGATGTTTCAGTTCAAGCTAACATCTTAAACACATTGAAAGAACTTCAGGAAAAACATGGCTTCACATATCTATTCATTAGCCACGACCTAGGTGTCGTAAAGTACATGAGCGACAAGATGGGAGTCATGTACCTGGGCAAGCTTGTTGAGGTGGGTCCTGCAGATAAGATCTTTGAAAACCCACTACACCCGTACACTCAGATGCTCTTCTCGGCTATACCGATACCAGATCCAGATATTGCTAGGGAAATGAAAAAGAAAAGGATGAAGGTTACTGGAGAGCCCCCAAGTCCAATAAATCCACCGAAGGGTTGCAGGTTCCACCCAAGATGTCCCTACGCCAAGGCAGGGCTATGTGACAAAGAAGAGCCTCCAATGGTTGAAGTTGAAAAGGATCATTACGTTGCCTGCTGGCTCTACGCTAAGGCTTAA
- the fen gene encoding flap endonuclease-1 codes for MGVPIGELIPKKEIELESLYGRKVAIDALNAIYQFLSTIRQRDGTPLMDSKGRITSHLSGLFYRTINLMEAGIKPAYVFDGKPPEFKKKELEKRKEAREEAEVKWREALARGDIEEARKYAQRATKVNEMLIEDAKKLLELMGIPVVQAPSEGEAQAAYMASKSRVYASASQDYDSLLFGTPRLVRNLTITGKRKLPGRNVYVEVKPELVVLDEVLSSLKLTREKLIELAILVGTDYNPGGIKGIGPKKALEIVRHSKDPLARFQKQSEVDLYAIKEFFLNPPVTDEYKLQWKEPDEEGILKFLCDEHDFSEERVKNGLERLKKAVKAGRQSTLESWFMKR; via the coding sequence ATGGGCGTTCCTATTGGTGAGTTAATTCCTAAGAAGGAGATAGAGCTCGAGAGTCTATACGGCAGGAAAGTTGCCATTGATGCCCTCAACGCGATTTATCAATTCCTCTCAACGATAAGGCAGAGGGACGGTACTCCCCTCATGGATTCCAAAGGCAGGATAACTTCCCACCTCAGCGGTCTCTTCTACAGGACTATAAACCTTATGGAGGCGGGCATTAAGCCAGCTTATGTTTTTGACGGAAAACCTCCAGAGTTTAAAAAGAAGGAGCTTGAGAAGAGGAAGGAGGCAAGAGAAGAGGCAGAAGTTAAGTGGAGGGAAGCCCTTGCGAGGGGTGATATAGAGGAGGCGAGAAAGTACGCTCAGAGGGCCACTAAAGTTAACGAAATGTTGATTGAGGATGCAAAAAAGTTACTTGAGCTGATGGGCATTCCTGTTGTTCAGGCTCCAAGTGAGGGTGAAGCCCAAGCAGCTTATATGGCATCTAAGAGTCGGGTTTATGCTTCAGCGAGTCAAGATTATGACTCACTTCTATTTGGAACCCCCAGGCTGGTCAGGAACCTGACAATAACTGGAAAGAGGAAGCTCCCTGGGAGAAATGTTTACGTGGAAGTTAAGCCTGAGCTTGTTGTGCTTGATGAAGTTCTCTCCTCACTGAAGCTTACAAGGGAGAAACTCATTGAGCTGGCTATTCTCGTTGGGACGGATTACAACCCTGGAGGAATAAAGGGAATAGGGCCAAAGAAGGCATTGGAGATAGTTAGGCATTCAAAGGACCCCTTGGCCAGGTTTCAGAAGCAAAGTGAGGTTGACCTATATGCCATCAAGGAGTTCTTCCTCAATCCCCCGGTGACTGATGAGTATAAGTTGCAGTGGAAGGAACCTGATGAAGAGGGAATCCTAAAGTTCTTGTGCGATGAGCATGATTTTAGCGAAGAAAGAGTTAAAAATGGATTGGAGAGGCTTAAAAAGGCAGTGAAGGCAGGAAGACAGTCAACACTTGAGAGCTGGTTTATGAAAAGGTAA
- a CDS encoding acetyl ornithine aminotransferase family protein yields MELRPNVKEIPGPKAKKVIEEHHKYMATTTNDPNEYFLVIEKAEGVYWIDVDGNVILDFSSGIGVMNVGLRNPKVIEAIKKQLDLVLHAAGTDYYNPYQVELAKKLVEIAPGDVERKVFLSNSGTEADEAALKIAKWSTNRKMFIAFIGAFHGRTHGTMSLTASKPVQRSRMFPTMPGVEHVPYPNPYRNPWHIDGYEHPDELVNRVIEYIEDYLFEHYVPAEEVAGIFFEPIQGEGGYVVPPKNFFKELKKLADKHGILLIDDEVQMGMGRTGKMWAIEHFDVVPDIVTVAKALGGGIPIGATIFRKDLDFGVSGVHSNTFGGNAVAAAAALAVIEELQNGLIENAQKLEPLFRERLEEMKEKYEIIGDVRGLGLAWGVEFVKDRKTKEYATKERNEIVVEALKRGLALLGCGKSAIRLIPPLIISEEEAKIGLDIFEEAIKVVSEKHGYKIH; encoded by the coding sequence ATGGAGCTTAGGCCAAATGTTAAGGAGATTCCTGGGCCAAAAGCAAAGAAAGTGATTGAAGAGCACCACAAATACATGGCAACGACGACAAATGACCCGAACGAGTACTTCCTCGTTATCGAGAAGGCTGAAGGAGTCTACTGGATTGATGTTGACGGAAACGTAATCCTAGACTTCTCCTCAGGAATTGGAGTTATGAACGTGGGTCTCAGGAACCCCAAGGTTATAGAGGCCATAAAGAAGCAACTCGATCTAGTTCTCCACGCTGCTGGAACCGACTATTACAATCCCTACCAGGTTGAGCTAGCTAAAAAACTTGTGGAAATAGCTCCAGGAGACGTCGAGAGGAAAGTATTCCTTAGCAACAGTGGAACAGAGGCCGATGAAGCAGCTTTGAAGATAGCGAAGTGGTCCACGAACAGGAAAATGTTCATAGCCTTCATAGGTGCATTCCACGGAAGAACCCATGGAACCATGAGCCTAACTGCCAGCAAGCCCGTCCAGAGGAGCAGAATGTTCCCAACAATGCCTGGAGTAGAGCACGTGCCATATCCGAACCCCTACAGGAATCCATGGCATATCGATGGTTACGAACACCCCGATGAGCTCGTAAACAGGGTTATCGAGTACATTGAGGACTACCTATTCGAGCACTACGTTCCAGCTGAAGAGGTTGCCGGAATATTCTTCGAGCCAATTCAGGGTGAGGGTGGCTACGTAGTCCCACCGAAGAACTTCTTCAAGGAGCTTAAGAAGCTAGCCGACAAGCATGGAATCTTGCTAATTGACGACGAAGTTCAGATGGGCATGGGTAGGACAGGAAAGATGTGGGCAATTGAGCACTTCGATGTCGTTCCAGACATAGTTACCGTTGCAAAGGCCCTTGGTGGTGGAATACCAATAGGAGCAACAATATTCAGGAAGGATCTTGACTTTGGAGTTAGCGGAGTCCACAGTAACACCTTCGGAGGCAACGCCGTTGCGGCTGCTGCAGCACTAGCTGTAATTGAGGAGCTCCAGAACGGATTGATAGAGAACGCCCAGAAGCTCGAGCCACTGTTCAGGGAGAGGCTTGAGGAAATGAAAGAGAAGTACGAGATAATTGGAGATGTCAGGGGACTTGGACTTGCATGGGGTGTCGAGTTCGTCAAGGACAGGAAGACCAAGGAGTACGCTACAAAGGAAAGGAACGAGATAGTGGTTGAAGCACTTAAGAGAGGGCTAGCACTACTTGGCTGTGGAAAGAGCGCAATAAGGCTCATCCCGCCACTGATAATCAGCGAGGAAGAGGCAAAGATAGGCCTCGACATATTCGAAGAGGCAATAAAGGTAGTAAGCGAAAAGCATGGATACAAGATTCACTAA
- a CDS encoding phosphate-starvation-inducible PsiE family protein, which produces MRGEIISVLTSVFDVIVGLLEIIIIGFIGVALYKTLLPFLSGNLELALENFLLVLILLEMYELLSLYLKEHHVSMKRIAELGIVAIVRKIMVGKMYDFKVLFGFSAVIFVLGWIYVNLTKNSSNDD; this is translated from the coding sequence ATGCGTGGGGAGATTATTTCAGTGTTAACTTCGGTGTTCGACGTCATTGTTGGCCTGCTGGAGATAATCATAATAGGGTTCATTGGCGTGGCATTATATAAAACGCTACTTCCCTTCCTATCTGGAAACCTTGAATTGGCGCTGGAGAATTTCCTACTTGTCTTGATTTTGCTTGAAATGTACGAGCTTCTCTCCCTTTACTTGAAGGAGCATCACGTAAGCATGAAGAGAATCGCTGAATTGGGGATAGTGGCAATAGTGAGGAAGATCATGGTAGGAAAAATGTACGACTTCAAAGTCCTTTTTGGTTTTTCGGCTGTGATATTTGTGCTTGGGTGGATATATGTTAACTTAACGAAGAACAGCTCGAATGATGATTAA
- a CDS encoding ABC transporter ATP-binding protein codes for MPEPILQVRNLTVHFYTYAGIVKAIEKVSFDVYKGETFALVGETGCGKSVTSRALTQLIESPGRIVEGQVLYYREDGSVVDLLKLSEEEIREIRGNEIAYIFQDPHSSLDPLYTVGYQIAEAMEVHGKIKNIKEGIQKAVQILKSVLIPDPERRVNNYPHELSGGMKQRVVIGIGVSNNPRILIADEPTTALDVTVQAQILELLEKMKKEYKATIILITHNLGVVAETADRVAVMYAGKIVEIGSVDQIFRNPLHPYTQGLLKAVPNPMTKIEKLEAIPGTVPNLITPPSGCRFHPRCPRTMEICKQKVPEMKEIEPGHFVACHLY; via the coding sequence GTGCCTGAACCTATCCTCCAAGTTAGAAATCTTACCGTCCACTTTTATACTTATGCTGGAATTGTAAAAGCGATAGAGAAGGTTTCATTTGATGTATACAAAGGTGAAACATTTGCCTTAGTAGGTGAAACTGGGTGTGGAAAGAGTGTTACATCTAGAGCCCTCACCCAACTAATTGAGAGCCCAGGAAGGATTGTTGAGGGTCAAGTTTTGTATTACAGAGAAGATGGAAGTGTTGTCGACCTATTAAAGCTGAGTGAAGAGGAGATAAGGGAAATCAGAGGAAATGAAATAGCATATATCTTTCAGGATCCCCACTCCTCTTTAGACCCACTCTATACCGTTGGTTATCAGATAGCTGAAGCCATGGAGGTACATGGAAAGATTAAGAATATAAAGGAGGGCATTCAAAAGGCCGTTCAAATTCTCAAATCTGTTTTGATACCTGATCCAGAGAGGAGAGTAAATAACTATCCTCACGAGCTCTCAGGAGGAATGAAGCAGAGAGTCGTCATTGGAATTGGAGTTTCAAATAATCCGAGGATACTAATAGCTGACGAGCCAACAACGGCCTTAGATGTTACCGTTCAGGCTCAGATTCTCGAATTATTGGAGAAGATGAAGAAGGAATATAAGGCGACAATTATTTTAATTACCCACAATCTTGGAGTTGTTGCGGAGACCGCTGATAGAGTGGCTGTTATGTACGCAGGAAAAATCGTTGAAATTGGAAGTGTTGATCAGATATTCAGGAATCCCCTACATCCCTACACCCAGGGTCTGCTAAAGGCGGTACCTAATCCAATGACAAAGATAGAGAAGTTGGAGGCTATACCTGGAACAGTTCCCAATCTAATTACGCCACCTTCGGGATGTAGGTTCCATCCAAGATGTCCTAGGACTATGGAGATATGCAAACAGAAAGTACCTGAGATGAAGGAAATTGAGCCCGGTCACTTTGTTGCCTGTCATCTTTACTGA
- a CDS encoding phosphoglycolate phosphatase — protein MKIRAISIDIDGTITYPDRRVHEEALKAIREAEAKGIPIMLVTGNTVQFAEAASILLGTSGPVVAEDGGAISYKKKRIFLTSMDEEWVLWNEIRKRFPNARTTYTMPDRRAGLVIMRETIDVETVRRIIRELNLNLVAVDSGFAIHVKKPWINKGTGIEKACEILGIKPKEVAHIGDGENDLDAFKVVGYRIAVAQAPESLKREADYITKKSYGEGGAEAIRHVLSLV, from the coding sequence ATGAAGATTAGAGCTATCTCAATTGATATCGATGGAACGATAACTTATCCCGACAGGAGGGTGCATGAAGAAGCATTAAAGGCAATAAGAGAGGCAGAAGCTAAGGGGATTCCAATAATGCTTGTAACGGGGAACACCGTCCAGTTTGCTGAGGCAGCAAGCATCTTATTGGGAACATCTGGTCCCGTAGTTGCCGAGGATGGTGGAGCCATCTCGTACAAAAAGAAGAGGATATTCCTAACGTCAATGGACGAGGAGTGGGTTCTGTGGAATGAGATAAGGAAGAGGTTCCCAAACGCGAGGACTACTTATACGATGCCCGATAGGAGAGCTGGACTTGTAATAATGAGAGAAACCATTGATGTTGAAACCGTAAGGAGAATTATACGAGAGCTCAACCTTAACTTAGTTGCAGTTGATTCTGGTTTTGCAATCCATGTGAAGAAGCCTTGGATAAACAAGGGAACTGGAATAGAGAAAGCCTGTGAAATCCTGGGGATAAAGCCGAAAGAAGTCGCTCATATTGGAGATGGAGAGAATGATCTGGATGCCTTTAAGGTTGTTGGTTATAGAATTGCAGTTGCTCAGGCCCCAGAGTCCCTAAAGAGAGAGGCTGACTACATAACAAAGAAAAGTTATGGAGAGGGAGGAGCAGAGGCGATAAGGCACGTACTCTCCTTGGTTTAG
- the trxB gene encoding thioredoxin-disulfide reductase — protein MFSLGGLTKSTIDESRVWDVIIIGAGPAGYTAAIYAARFGLETIIITKDLGGNMAITDLIENYPGFPEGISGSELSNRMYEQVKKYGVDVIFDEVIRIDPAECAYYEGPCHFSVKTANGKEYKSKAIIIAVGAEPRKLNVPGEKEFTGRGVSYCATCDGPLFVGKEVIVVGGGNTALQEALYLHSIGVKVTLVHRRDKFRADKILQERLKKAGIPTILNTVVTEIKGTNKVEGVVLKNVKTGEVFEKKVDGVFIFIGYEPKTDFVKHLGITDEYGYIKVDMHMRTKIPGIFAAGDITNVFKQIAVAVGQGAIAANSAKEFIESWNGKSIE, from the coding sequence ATGTTTAGTTTAGGGGGGTTAACAAAAAGCACCATTGACGAGAGCAGGGTCTGGGATGTGATAATCATAGGAGCCGGACCAGCAGGATATACAGCTGCAATTTACGCCGCTAGATTTGGATTAGAGACTATAATAATAACAAAGGATCTTGGAGGAAACATGGCTATAACCGACCTAATAGAGAATTACCCTGGATTTCCAGAAGGGATAAGCGGCTCAGAGCTCTCAAACAGGATGTACGAGCAGGTTAAGAAGTATGGGGTTGATGTTATATTTGATGAAGTTATTAGGATAGACCCAGCCGAATGCGCCTATTATGAAGGCCCTTGTCACTTCAGTGTTAAGACAGCTAACGGGAAGGAGTACAAGTCTAAGGCAATAATCATCGCGGTTGGGGCTGAGCCCAGGAAATTAAACGTTCCCGGAGAAAAGGAGTTCACGGGAAGGGGAGTTAGCTACTGTGCAACCTGTGATGGGCCGTTATTCGTCGGTAAGGAAGTCATCGTAGTTGGGGGAGGAAACACGGCACTTCAGGAAGCTTTGTACCTCCACAGCATTGGAGTTAAAGTTACTCTAGTTCACAGGAGGGACAAGTTCAGGGCAGATAAGATACTCCAAGAGAGGCTTAAAAAGGCCGGAATACCAACGATTCTCAATACCGTAGTTACAGAGATCAAGGGAACAAACAAAGTGGAAGGCGTTGTTTTGAAGAACGTTAAGACTGGGGAGGTGTTTGAGAAGAAGGTTGATGGGGTCTTTATATTCATCGGCTACGAGCCAAAAACTGACTTCGTTAAACACCTTGGAATTACTGATGAGTATGGATACATAAAGGTCGACATGCACATGAGGACAAAGATCCCGGGCATATTTGCAGCTGGGGATATAACCAACGTATTCAAGCAGATTGCAGTGGCAGTTGGCCAAGGTGCAATTGCCGCAAACTCAGCTAAGGAGTTTATAGAAAGCTGGAACGGAAAGAGTATTGAGTGA
- a CDS encoding ABC transporter permease, which yields MQEEYKKSILDKLADKFVIGLGKFISLFKRGWMEKNKSRVEEWRLMLYALNRSPPALIGLFLVILFIFLGIFGPYLAPWKYNFFPTLYTSNYSQVYLVPPGSKATLEYYNNTVISYPLGSDHYGRDLLSLILQGARTSFVISIIVIALGVPLGIILGLVAGYYGGKVDELIMRITDMFLSFPALILAIAFSAVLPDRLQALIASHPLLEKLVLAIFALDTREAGNLGRLLAVIVAMIIVWWPGYARITRGSTLTEREKLYIEAARAVGLPTRTILFRHILPNIIGPILVYITLDFGNVVLMEAGLSFLGLGATPPIADWGRIVYDGAQYFPRCWWLVFYPGLVVLLTALGWNLLGDGLRDVLDPRTRRSIEFKVKKQKEGEEGA from the coding sequence ATGCAAGAGGAATATAAGAAGAGCATACTAGACAAGCTTGCTGATAAATTTGTGATTGGTCTAGGTAAATTCATAAGCCTATTTAAAAGGGGTTGGATGGAAAAGAACAAATCAAGGGTTGAAGAATGGAGGTTAATGCTTTATGCGCTTAATAGGTCACCACCGGCTCTAATAGGGTTATTCCTCGTGATCCTGTTTATATTCCTTGGTATTTTCGGTCCATACCTCGCTCCCTGGAAGTACAATTTCTTTCCAACACTCTATACATCCAACTACAGTCAAGTCTATCTAGTTCCTCCGGGAAGTAAAGCGACCCTGGAGTACTACAACAATACTGTGATATCCTATCCTCTAGGGTCGGATCACTATGGCAGAGACCTCCTCAGCCTTATTCTACAAGGTGCCAGAACGAGCTTTGTAATTTCAATAATAGTCATAGCCCTGGGAGTCCCCTTAGGGATAATCCTGGGCTTGGTGGCTGGATATTACGGTGGGAAAGTTGATGAGCTTATAATGCGTATAACTGACATGTTCCTTTCATTCCCGGCCTTGATACTTGCAATAGCATTTTCTGCAGTACTCCCAGATAGGCTTCAAGCTTTAATTGCCAGTCACCCTCTCCTAGAGAAACTTGTGCTTGCGATATTTGCTTTAGATACCAGGGAGGCAGGAAACTTAGGTAGACTCCTTGCGGTTATAGTTGCAATGATCATAGTATGGTGGCCCGGATACGCCAGAATTACAAGAGGATCAACTTTAACTGAAAGGGAAAAGTTGTATATTGAGGCGGCAAGGGCTGTAGGTTTGCCCACAAGGACTATACTCTTCAGGCATATTTTGCCAAATATTATTGGCCCAATCCTGGTGTACATAACGCTTGACTTTGGTAACGTTGTTCTTATGGAGGCTGGATTAAGCTTTCTTGGCCTCGGTGCCACACCTCCAATAGCAGATTGGGGCAGAATAGTGTACGATGGTGCCCAATACTTCCCAAGATGCTGGTGGCTTGTCTTTTATCCGGGGCTAGTAGTTCTGCTAACCGCCTTGGGATGGAACCTACTTGGTGACGGTCTGAGAGATGTCCTCGATCCAAGGACGAGAAGGAGTATAGAATTCAAAGTTAAGAAGCAAAAGGAGGGTGAGGAGGGTGCCTGA
- a CDS encoding ABC transporter permease translates to MANLKKFLIRRMLTFIPTIIGVTLIVFLIAYKIPADPVKAWAGGEKATKEAMELIRKQYHLDKPWYDQYIFLMKGLLTNTIIDPRTSNPVMSDVGRRFPVTLQLAIIAFIFMLLIGIPLGIISALKRNSWIDTAVRIFALLGVSTPAFWLGYLVIYIFFVKYRITTIAGVPPIPKPITYVPMIDALLRGQFDLFKQHLSRFWLPGFTLGFLGMGVTARFVRNSFLEALSSDFVQFLKAKGAPKMRIYKHTLKNALVPIVTVLGLQFGGLLGGTPITETVFGLPGMGSYAVQAIQNLDFPVVVAVTFIYALIYVITNLVVDILYAVIDPRVRY, encoded by the coding sequence ATGGCGAATTTGAAAAAGTTCCTAATAAGGAGGATGTTAACATTTATACCAACAATAATTGGAGTTACCTTGATAGTATTTCTGATTGCGTATAAAATCCCAGCGGATCCAGTAAAAGCTTGGGCTGGCGGAGAAAAGGCTACAAAGGAGGCTATGGAGCTTATAAGGAAGCAATATCACTTAGATAAGCCTTGGTATGATCAATATATATTCCTAATGAAGGGGCTTTTGACGAATACAATAATTGATCCTAGGACATCAAATCCCGTCATGAGTGATGTTGGACGGAGATTTCCAGTAACGTTACAACTTGCAATAATAGCGTTTATTTTCATGCTGTTAATAGGGATACCCCTTGGAATAATCTCGGCCTTAAAGAGAAACAGCTGGATAGATACTGCTGTGAGAATATTTGCACTGCTGGGAGTTTCGACTCCAGCATTTTGGCTTGGCTACCTAGTGATATACATCTTCTTCGTGAAGTACAGGATCACCACAATAGCAGGGGTTCCTCCAATACCCAAGCCAATTACCTATGTACCAATGATAGATGCCCTGTTAAGGGGCCAGTTCGATCTTTTTAAGCAACACTTATCTAGGTTCTGGCTTCCTGGGTTCACTTTGGGTTTCCTTGGTATGGGAGTCACTGCAAGGTTCGTGAGAAACAGCTTCCTTGAGGCTTTGAGCTCTGACTTCGTTCAGTTCCTGAAGGCGAAGGGAGCGCCAAAAATGAGGATATACAAGCACACCCTTAAGAACGCTCTCGTCCCAATAGTAACGGTTCTTGGGCTACAGTTTGGAGGACTGCTTGGAGGTACTCCAATTACGGAGACAGTTTTCGGACTTCCCGGTATGGGTAGCTATGCTGTCCAGGCAATACAGAACCTCGACTTCCCTGTGGTAGTTGCAGTGACATTCATTTACGCCCTGATATATGTCATAACTAACTTGGTTGTTGATATACTGTATGCAGTCATAGATCCTAGGGTTAGATACTGA